The genomic window CTGAAGGATCCAACATTGCAGTAGCTTCATCCAATATGATACATTTTGGCCTCATGGCTATAATACCTGCTATTGCAACCCTTTGCTTTTGACCCCCTGATAGAAGGTGTGGAGCTTTTTTAGCATATTCTATCATACCCACTGCTCTAAGGGCTTCATCCACCCTCTCTCTGATATTTTGGGGCGGTATACCCAAATTTTCCGGACCAAAAGCTACATCTTCTTCTACAACCGAGGCCACCAGCTGATTATCGGGGTTTTGAAACACCATGCCAGCTGTCTGTCTTATATTCCATACCATATCACCATTTCTGGTATCAATACCATCTACCAAAACTGTTCCTGATGACGGCAATAACAATGCGTTAAAATGCTTGGCCAATGTAGATTTACCTGAACCGTTATGCCCTATTATCGTCACAAATTCCCCTTGCTTTATATCCACATTTATACCGTTTAGAGCCGCATCATTTTCTGACTGCTCATCCCTACTCCTCATTGAATTATACCTATATATTAAATCCCTGGCAGTGATTATATTCAACAATTACACCTCTTATGCTTTAATTTTAATATAGAAATATTCATTTTTTCGCATAATAACCACAATTGTATTATATATTATTTATCCCCAAAATGTAAATAGGGATTAAGCAATACTTAATCCCTGTCTACTCATATTAACTCAATTATCGCCATTGGCGCTGCATCACCGCGCCTTGGACCTATTTTTATGATCCTTGTATATCCACCCTGCCTGTCGGCATATCGTGGCGCTATCTCATCAAACAGATTCTTGACAACCGTTTCGTCATATATAAACGCAAGAGCCTGTCTCCTTGCGTGGAGATCCCCTCTCTTAGCCAGTGTTATCATTTTTTCAGCAAACTTTCTGGTCTCTTTTGCCCTGGCTTCTGTCGTCTTTATTCTCCCATGTTTTAAAAGACTTGTAGTAAGATTTCTCAACATCGCCATACGCTGGTCAGTAGGACGCCTTAATTTCCTATGGTACATCCTTTATCCCTCCTCACTTGGTTTTAAACTAAGTCCTAATGCCTTTAATTTCTGCTGTACTTCTTCCAATGATTTTTTCCCCAAGTTTCGAACTTTCATCATTTCTTCCTCAGTTTTTTGCGTCAATTCACCAACCGTGTTTATTCCCGCTCGCTTTAAGCAATTATATGACCTTACAGATAGATCCAATTCTTCTATAGGCATATCAATAAGATGATTATCTTGATTATTTTCTTTTTCCACCAAAATCTCCATGTCATTTATATGCTCGGACATAGTAACAAATAAGTTTAGATGTTCTATTAATATCTTTGCCGCCAGGCTTATAGCTTCATCCGGTTTAATGCTCCCATTGGTCCAAACCTCTAAAATAAGTTTATCATAATCTGTTATCTGCCCAACTCTAGCGTTTTCTACATTATAATTGACTTTTTTGACAGGAGTAAATATTGAATCAACGGGAATCAATCCAATCGGCTGATCAGGAAGCTTATTCCTCTCTGCCGTAACATACCCTCTTCCATTGGCTATAGTTAATTCCATATGGAGTCTAGCGTCCTTTTCCAGTGTTGCGATGTGCATATCTGGATAGACTATTTCTAGATCAGCGTCAGTCTTTATATCATCTGCTATTACTTCCCCTTCACCCGTCTTATCTATATAAGCCACTATTGGTTTGTCATCGTTGGAATGCAATTTTAAAGCCAGCTGTTTTATATTTAAAATTATTTCAGGTACATCTTCTACCACGCCAGGAATCGTCGAAAATTCATGTAATACGCCATCAATCTTTATTGAAGTTACGGCAGTACCCGGAAGCGAGGAAAGCAATACCCTCCGCAACGAATTCCCCAGAGTAATGCCATATCCTCTCTCCAATGGCTCTATACTAAACATGCTGTATGTGCCTTCCGGGTTCCTCTTCAGACATTCTATTTTTGGTTTTTCTATCTCTATCATGATATGAAAACCCTCCTAATCCATGAGTTCCATGTTTCAAAACCGAGGGTAACTGCTATCTTTACATTACTTAGAGTAAAGCTCAACAATATAATGCTCCTCAATCGGTATATCAATATGCTCTCTCTTGGGCAATGCCACTACAGTGCCTTGGAAATTATCTTTATCTAACTGGAGCCAATCGGGTACATTTCTGTTAGCTTCTAAATTGTCTTTTATCACCTGCATTTGACGACTCTTCTCTTTAACTGAAATCACATCCCCTACCTTTGTTTCATATGAAGGGATATCAACTTTTTGCCCGTTTACCAGTATATGGCCATGTTTAACTATCTGCCTTGCCTGTGCCCTTGAGGATGCAAAACCCAGTCTATATACTACATTATCAAGGCGCCTCTCTAACATCTGCAGCAGGTTTTCACCCGTTATACCCTTGCGCCTTTCTGCTTCTTCAAAATACCTTCTAAACTGCGTTTCTAATATTCCATAAATGCTTTTCACTTTTTGTTTTTCCCTCAGCTGAACACCATAGTTTGATAACTTCTTTCTATTCTGGCCGTGCTGTCCAGGAGCAAAAGCCCTTCTGCTTACCGGACATTTATCTGTATAACATTTATCTCCTTTTAAGAATAATTTCATTCCTTCCCTTCTGCATCTCCTGCAAACTGGTTGAGTATATCTCGCCATTTATAGCACCTCCTTTACAATCTTCTTCTCTTCGGTGGCCTACATCCATTGTGCGGAATAGGCGTAACGTCTTTTATCGCGTTTACTTCTAATCCTGCTGCTTGAAGCGCCC from Caldanaerobius fijiensis DSM 17918 includes these protein-coding regions:
- a CDS encoding energy-coupling factor transporter ATPase is translated as MRSRDEQSENDAALNGINVDIKQGEFVTIIGHNGSGKSTLAKHFNALLLPSSGTVLVDGIDTRNGDMVWNIRQTAGMVFQNPDNQLVASVVEEDVAFGPENLGIPPQNIRERVDEALRAVGMIEYAKKAPHLLSGGQKQRVAIAGIIAMRPKCIILDEATAMLDPSGRQEVMNTVKKLNREEGITIVNITHYMDEAVDADRVIVMDHGTIVMNGTPREVFKNVELLKRLGLDVPQVTELAYLIRKDGYDIPVNILTVDEMVELICRL
- the rplQ gene encoding 50S ribosomal protein L17 produces the protein MYHRKLRRPTDQRMAMLRNLTTSLLKHGRIKTTEARAKETRKFAEKMITLAKRGDLHARRQALAFIYDETVVKNLFDEIAPRYADRQGGYTRIIKIGPRRGDAAPMAIIELI
- a CDS encoding DNA-directed RNA polymerase subunit alpha encodes the protein MIEIEKPKIECLKRNPEGTYSMFSIEPLERGYGITLGNSLRRVLLSSLPGTAVTSIKIDGVLHEFSTIPGVVEDVPEIILNIKQLALKLHSNDDKPIVAYIDKTGEGEVIADDIKTDADLEIVYPDMHIATLEKDARLHMELTIANGRGYVTAERNKLPDQPIGLIPVDSIFTPVKKVNYNVENARVGQITDYDKLILEVWTNGSIKPDEAISLAAKILIEHLNLFVTMSEHINDMEILVEKENNQDNHLIDMPIEELDLSVRSYNCLKRAGINTVGELTQKTEEEMMKVRNLGKKSLEEVQQKLKALGLSLKPSEEG
- the rpsD gene encoding 30S ribosomal protein S4 gives rise to the protein MARYTQPVCRRCRREGMKLFLKGDKCYTDKCPVSRRAFAPGQHGQNRKKLSNYGVQLREKQKVKSIYGILETQFRRYFEEAERRKGITGENLLQMLERRLDNVVYRLGFASSRAQARQIVKHGHILVNGQKVDIPSYETKVGDVISVKEKSRQMQVIKDNLEANRNVPDWLQLDKDNFQGTVVALPKREHIDIPIEEHYIVELYSK